The sequence GCGCTTCGATGGTTCCTTTTTGGTGGACAATGTCGCCGTGAACAAGTGCGATATATTCGCGGTCCGAAGTTTTGTCTTTTAATTGTTTTGCTAGTGATTCATGCGCATGGTCATTTTTGGCAACCATGAGTAAGCCAGATGTGTCTTTATCAATTCGGTGCACAATCCCTGGGCGAATTTTACCGTTAATTCCAGATAAATCATCACAATGGAAAAGCAAAGCATTCACTAGCGTCCCACTTGCATGACCGGCAGATGGGTGAACAACCATTCCTTCTGGTTTATTTACAACAAGCATATCTTTATCTTCAAAGTAAATATCTAGTGGAATCTCTTCTGCTAACACTTCCAGTTCTTCTGGTTCGCGTACTTCATAATGAATTTCGTCGCCAACTTGTACTTTGTAATTCGGTTTCGCAAGTTCTCCGTTAACCGTAATATCGCCATTTTTCAGCATAAGTTGTATCGCTGAACGACTCTTTCCCATCATTTCAGCAATCACTTTATCCACACGTTCGCGCGCATGGCTTTCTTCTATAATCAATGTTTCATTCTGCATTATTTAATTCCTTTCGTTTTGCGGTCGTCTACAAAAACATACACGAGCATTAGTACGACACCAACTGAAAGCGCGGCATCTGCCACATTAAAGATTGGGAAGTAATAATTTCCCCATACTGTCTGTACAAAATCTACTACTTCTTGATGCAAGATCCGGTCGATGAAATTACCAATCGCACCACCTAGAATAAACGCTAAACTAATAGAAAATAGTCGCTTTCCTTTGGCATATTTTTGCATAATATAAATTATAATTCCAATAACAATGACGGTAATAAGATAGAAAAACCACATATGCCCTTCCAAAATACTCCAAGCCGCTCCGTCGTTACGGTAGCTTGTCCAGTATAAGAAACCAGGAATCACTTCTATTTTCTGTCCAATTTCCATATTTTGAACAACTATCCATTTCGTCAATTGATCTAGCGCAATTACAGCTAGGGTGATTAGATAATAATACATTTTTCCGAACCCTCTTTTCACATCAGTTAGATAAAAAGTACGCGCTCTCCTGTAAAAATAAGAAGAGCGCATTACTTCTTTGTTATTGTATGATAAATTGAAGCAAAAATAAAGCTGCAATTACATACATGACTGGTGAAGTACGTTCCTCGTTTTTCGTGAAGGCACGAAGAATTGGATACGCAATGAAACCAGCCGCAATTCCGTCTGCAATACTATACGTCAGCGGGATTAATACAATAATCAGTAGTGCTGAAAAAGTTTCTGCCGCATTCGATAAATCCATTTCTTTAAATTCTTGCAGCATCGACATACCGATAATAATTAAAATCGGCGCAATCGCGCTGTTCGGAATAAAAGATAATACCGGCATTAAGAAAAGGGATGCGATAAATAACAGACCAGTCGTTATGGTTGCTAAACCAGTTTTCGCTCCACTCGCAAACATCGAGCCACTTTCAAGTGCAGAGATCGTTGGGCTTGTACCAAATAAGCCAGATAAAAAGGCTGTCAGTGAGCTAGCTTTTAAAATGCGTGGTAATTTTTCGGTTTGCTTCAGTTGCCTTACTTGTCCATTTGTAAGTCCAACTGTTTCAAACACAATAACCATCGTCATTGTAAAGACGGCACTCCAAAAACCAACGCTCGCCATTCCGGAAAAATCAGCTTGAAAGAGCACATCACTCCATGGTGCAACGCTTATCGAAGCACCTCCAGCTTTCCCGGCAACACCAAACATCACACCAACAACTGTTCCGATTATTAAACTCCATAAGAAAGCACCTGGAATTTTTCGAATAACTAAAATCATCGTTAGTAATAATGTTACAAGTGTTGCTAAAACGAAAGGATCGCCTAAATCCCCAACAGCAATAATAGCATGTTTCCCGCGCGTGACGATTCCGCCTTTCTCAAGCCCTAGGAAGATTAGGAATAAACCTAACCCAACCGTAATCGCTTGTTTTAAAATAAGCGGAATAGCTTCATTTAGTTTTCCTGCAAGTGGTGTAAACGCAAGAATCATAAATAGTAAGCCACTCATCGTGACAGCAGCGAGTGCAACCTGCCAACTTAGTCCCATTCCTTGAACAAGGGTATACGCAAAGAGCGCATTAATCCCCATCCCAGGCATTAGAATAAGTGGTGCATTTGCCCAAAATCCCATAATCAAACAACCTAACGCCGAAATAAAAATCGTCGCAAGGACTGCTCCTTGATAAGGAACTCCAGCCTCAGCTAAAATCGAGCTATTGACGACAATAATATATGCCACCGTAAAAAAGCCAATCATACCAGCCAAAAATTCGGTCCGGATATTGGTTTTATGCTCGTTCAGCCGAAATACTTTGTTGAAAAATTTCTGCATACTTTTTCCTCATTATGAAATTGTCCCTCTCCCAACCCGCAGAGTATTGCCCCTGCCACAGAACTTTATTATAACAAAGATAGTACATATACGAAAGAAAAAGTTTTTTTGCTACGCCGCCAGCTTGCCAGATATGTGCTATAATCTGAATGGATGCAAAAAGGAGATGATTACTTGCAACAAACAGTCACATATGGGGCAAAATGGAAACAATTTTTAACGATATTCACACCAATTGTCATTACGCAACTCACGCTTTTCTCCATGACTTTCTTCGATACAACGATGAGTGGTAACTATTCGAATCAGGCGCTGGCTGGTGTAGCAATTGGCAGCTCACTTTGGGCTCCGGTGAATGCCGCCTTTTCTGGGTTACTGATGGCCATCACGCCAATCATCGCTCAATTAATCGGTGCAAAGAAAGAAAAACAAGTCAAAAATACGGTGCATAACGGTCTATATATTGCTTTATTTTTAGCTTTAATTTTAATTCTTATAAATTTTTTGGTCGTTCCAACGATTTTGACACACATGCCTGTCACAGCAGAAGTTGCGGGTATCGCCCGTCATTTCTTGAACGGCATTTGTATCGGGATTCCCGCTTTCTTTATTTCTGCGATTTTACGTTCCTTCATTGATTCGCTTGGTCTAACTCGAGTGACGATGTTCATTACACTTTGTACCGTACCATTTAATATCTTTTTAAATTACTGTTTTATTTTTGGGAACTTCGGTTTTCCGGAAATGGGTGGTGCTGGTAGTGGTTACGCGACAGGGATTACGTATTGGCTCGTTGTTTTAGTGAGTGTGATTTTGATTCAAACACAAACGAGATTGCGCAAATTCGGTATTTTTAAAAGCCTTACAGCGCTTCGTTTTTCTAAAGTAAAAGAAATTATCGGGATTGGCGTTCCAAATGGTTTAACGATTTTATTTGAAACGAGTATTTTCTCAGCCGTGACGATTTTAATGGGCGCTTTTGGAACAGAGACGATTGCGGCACATCAATCGGCAAATAGTGTTTGTACGTTGCTTTACGCCTTCCCGCTTAGTGTCGCTTCCACGCTAACCATCCTTGGCGGTTACGAAACTGGCGCGAAACGCTTAAAAGACGCCAAACAATATCGCCATATCGGTATGACCGCTGCGATTTTAATTGGTTGTGTGAACGGAGCTATCCTATTTTTCTTCCGCGATACCATTGCAGGATTTTACACGAATGATCCCGCGCTTATTGATTTAATTATGCATTTCTTAGTTTACGCGATTCTGTTCCAATTCGCAGATGCTGTCTTGTCGCCAGTTCTTGGGGCACTTCGGGGTTACAAAGATGTGACGATTACCACCATTGTCGCCTTTATTTCTTATTGGTTAATTGGTCTACCAGTAGGTTACGGATTATCCTTCACGAATTTAGGACCATTCGGTTACTGGATTGGTTTAAGTACTGGCCTATTTGTCGCCGCATTTATTTTGTCGCTTCGAGTTCGGAAAACGGAGCAAAAACTTTCCTTAAGCGCAAAAAACGCAGAGATTTCAAGTTAATCTCTGCGTTTTTTTTAGTTAGCTAAACCATCATGAATTTTATCTAAATTGTAGCGCATCATTTCTAAATACGTGTCGCCCACTTCACCTTTTTTCGCCGTCGAATCCGTGAAAATTTTCGCGAAAATTGGTACACCAGTTTCTTTAGAGACACTTTCCATACTACGCGGATCTACGCTAGTTTCCACAAATAGATTAGGCACTTTTTCTTTTTCCACAATGCCGACAATTTGCTTCATTTGATCTGGTGTCCCTTGGCTTTCTGTATT comes from Listeria monocytogenes and encodes:
- a CDS encoding MATE family efflux transporter; the encoded protein is MQQTVTYGAKWKQFLTIFTPIVITQLTLFSMTFFDTTMSGNYSNQALAGVAIGSSLWAPVNAAFSGLLMAITPIIAQLIGAKKEKQVKNTVHNGLYIALFLALILILINFLVVPTILTHMPVTAEVAGIARHFLNGICIGIPAFFISAILRSFIDSLGLTRVTMFITLCTVPFNIFLNYCFIFGNFGFPEMGGAGSGYATGITYWLVVLVSVILIQTQTRLRKFGIFKSLTALRFSKVKEIIGIGVPNGLTILFETSIFSAVTILMGAFGTETIAAHQSANSVCTLLYAFPLSVASTLTILGGYETGAKRLKDAKQYRHIGMTAAILIGCVNGAILFFFRDTIAGFYTNDPALIDLIMHFLVYAILFQFADAVLSPVLGALRGYKDVTITTIVAFISYWLIGLPVGYGLSFTNLGPFGYWIGLSTGLFVAAFILSLRVRKTEQKLSLSAKNAEISS
- a CDS encoding NCS2 family permease; its protein translation is MQKFFNKVFRLNEHKTNIRTEFLAGMIGFFTVAYIIVVNSSILAEAGVPYQGAVLATIFISALGCLIMGFWANAPLILMPGMGINALFAYTLVQGMGLSWQVALAAVTMSGLLFMILAFTPLAGKLNEAIPLILKQAITVGLGLFLIFLGLEKGGIVTRGKHAIIAVGDLGDPFVLATLVTLLLTMILVIRKIPGAFLWSLIIGTVVGVMFGVAGKAGGASISVAPWSDVLFQADFSGMASVGFWSAVFTMTMVIVFETVGLTNGQVRQLKQTEKLPRILKASSLTAFLSGLFGTSPTISALESGSMFASGAKTGLATITTGLLFIASLFLMPVLSFIPNSAIAPILIIIGMSMLQEFKEMDLSNAAETFSALLIIVLIPLTYSIADGIAAGFIAYPILRAFTKNEERTSPVMYVIAALFLLQFIIQ
- the lspA gene encoding signal peptidase II, translated to MYYYLITLAVIALDQLTKWIVVQNMEIGQKIEVIPGFLYWTSYRNDGAAWSILEGHMWFFYLITVIVIGIIIYIMQKYAKGKRLFSISLAFILGGAIGNFIDRILHQEVVDFVQTVWGNYYFPIFNVADAALSVGVVLMLVYVFVDDRKTKGIK
- a CDS encoding RluA family pseudouridine synthase, with translation MQNETLIIEESHARERVDKVIAEMMGKSRSAIQLMLKNGDITVNGELAKPNYKVQVGDEIHYEVREPEELEVLAEEIPLDIYFEDKDMLVVNKPEGMVVHPSAGHASGTLVNALLFHCDDLSGINGKIRPGIVHRIDKDTSGLLMVAKNDHAHESLAKQLKDKTSDREYIALVHGDIVHQKGTIEAPIGRAKEDRQKMAVVRDGKEARTHFEVLERLPGYTLIKCKLDTGRTHQIRVHLKYIGHPLAGDPKYGPKNTIKGNGQFLHAAKLGFDHPTTNERMTFEAPLPNSFEKALKSLRQED